Proteins from a single region of Streptomyces vinaceus:
- a CDS encoding 3-hydroxyacyl-CoA dehydrogenase NAD-binding domain-containing protein: MSTTTELLKGAAELFPDEVVTQAHVRHLDLPFGAGRFALVTLDNGFDHTKPTTFGPQSLANLNAAIDQVEQEALAGSIVGAGITGKPFIFAVGADLKGVELLKNHDEALAIGKGGHDVFKRLAALAVPTFAYYNGAAMGGGVEVGLHCTYRTVSKAIPAFSLPEVFLGLVPGWGGCALLPNLIGAERAVSVIIENSLNQNKQLRGKQVFDLGIADALFEGADFLEQSLLWTANVLNGTTEVVRAEIDRGEGWDAAVAKGRFIADSKVHGAAPAAYRALDIIAAAKDGDLQAGFDAEDKALADLIMGGELRSGIYAFNLVQKRAKRPAGAPDKSLARPVTKVGVVGAGLMASQLALLFLRRLEVPVVLTDIDQERVDKGVGYVHAEIQKLLGKGRINQDKANRLTALVTGVLDKAEGFADADFIIEAVFEEMSVKQKVFAEVEAVAPAHAILATNTSSLSVSEMASKLRHPERVVGFHFFNPVAILPLLEIVRGEQTDDASLATAFGVAKKLKKTAVLTKDAPAFVVNRILTRFMGEIQNVIDEGTPVVTAEKAIEPLGLPMSPLVLLELVGPAIGLHVSETLNRAFPERFTVSPNLAAVVKAGKRGFYVYDSGKPELDPEVAALLVQGDSVLTEEQVRDRVLDAVAQEIGLMLEEGVVAEAQDIDLCLITGAGWPFHLGGITPYLDREGVSERVNGKKFLAPGLASVPA, from the coding sequence GCCGGGCGCTTCGCGCTCGTCACGCTGGACAACGGCTTCGACCACACCAAGCCGACCACCTTCGGCCCGCAGTCCCTCGCCAACCTGAACGCGGCGATCGACCAGGTCGAGCAGGAGGCCCTCGCGGGCTCCATCGTCGGCGCGGGCATCACCGGCAAGCCGTTCATCTTCGCGGTCGGCGCCGACCTCAAGGGCGTCGAGCTGCTGAAGAACCACGACGAGGCGCTCGCCATCGGCAAGGGCGGCCACGACGTCTTCAAGCGCCTCGCCGCGCTGGCCGTCCCCACCTTCGCGTACTACAACGGCGCGGCGATGGGCGGCGGTGTCGAGGTCGGTCTGCACTGCACCTACCGCACCGTCTCCAAGGCCATCCCGGCCTTCTCCCTGCCCGAGGTCTTCCTCGGCCTGGTTCCCGGCTGGGGCGGCTGCGCCCTGCTGCCGAACCTGATCGGCGCGGAGCGCGCGGTCTCGGTGATCATCGAGAACTCGCTCAACCAGAACAAGCAGCTCCGCGGCAAGCAGGTCTTCGACCTGGGCATCGCCGACGCGCTGTTCGAGGGCGCGGACTTCCTGGAGCAGTCGCTCCTGTGGACCGCGAACGTCCTGAACGGCACGACCGAGGTCGTCCGCGCCGAGATCGACCGCGGCGAGGGCTGGGACGCGGCCGTCGCCAAGGGCCGCTTCATCGCGGACTCCAAGGTGCACGGCGCCGCTCCGGCCGCCTACCGCGCGCTGGACATCATCGCCGCGGCCAAGGACGGCGACCTCCAGGCCGGCTTCGACGCCGAGGACAAGGCCCTCGCGGACCTGATCATGGGCGGCGAGCTGCGCTCGGGCATCTACGCCTTCAACCTGGTCCAGAAGCGCGCCAAGCGCCCGGCCGGTGCCCCGGACAAGTCGCTGGCCCGTCCGGTCACCAAGGTCGGCGTCGTCGGCGCGGGCCTGATGGCCTCGCAGCTGGCGCTGCTCTTCCTGCGCCGCCTGGAGGTGCCGGTGGTCCTCACCGACATCGACCAGGAGCGCGTGGACAAGGGCGTGGGCTACGTCCACGCCGAGATCCAGAAGCTGCTCGGCAAGGGCCGCATCAACCAGGACAAGGCCAACCGCCTGACCGCCCTGGTGACCGGTGTGCTCGACAAGGCCGAGGGCTTCGCGGACGCGGACTTCATCATCGAGGCCGTGTTCGAGGAGATGTCCGTCAAGCAGAAGGTGTTCGCGGAGGTCGAGGCGGTCGCCCCGGCGCACGCGATCCTCGCCACCAACACCTCCTCGCTGTCGGTGTCGGAGATGGCCTCGAAGCTCCGGCACCCGGAGCGCGTGGTCGGCTTCCACTTCTTCAACCCGGTCGCGATCCTCCCGCTGCTGGAGATCGTCCGCGGTGAGCAGACCGACGACGCCTCCCTGGCCACGGCCTTCGGTGTCGCCAAGAAGCTGAAGAAGACCGCGGTCCTCACCAAGGACGCCCCGGCGTTCGTCGTGAACCGCATCCTGACCCGCTTCATGGGCGAGATCCAGAACGTCATCGACGAGGGCACCCCGGTCGTCACGGCGGAGAAGGCCATCGAGCCGCTCGGCCTGCCGATGTCCCCGCTGGTGCTGCTGGAGCTCGTGGGCCCGGCGATCGGTCTGCACGTGTCCGAGACCCTGAACCGCGCCTTCCCGGAGCGCTTCACCGTCTCCCCGAACCTGGCTGCGGTCGTCAAGGCCGGCAAGCGCGGCTTCTACGTCTACGATTCCGGCAAGCCGGAGCTGGACCCCGAGGTCGCCGCCCTCCTGGTCCAGGGCGACTCCGTCCTGACGGAGGAGCAGGTCCGCGACCGCGTCCTGGACGCGGTGGCGCAGGAGATCGGCCTGATGCTGGAGGAGGGTGTCGTGGCCGAGGCCCAGGACATCGACCTCTGCCTCATCACGGGCGCCGGCTGGCCCTTCCACCTGGGCGGCATCACGCCGTACCTGGACCGCGAGGGTGTCTCGGAGCGCGTGAACGGCAAGAAGTTCCTCGCCCCGGGCCTGGCGAGCGTCCCGGCCTGA
- a CDS encoding signaling protein, whose translation MADDTKHFSRRNLLFAGGAVAAGLTAGGLSWALSTGADEQDDAGPVAAGPMAGAFDMRTGEQLLAPTALFNTTGPQSFAFDDTNGQVYVLQTVEGGIRLDGEEDPLDSGERKTSGDMCLTRLSSSGKTLGHMYLRGFGHGISCGVEPTGQRTYIWVEGRADAESGYGRTVVRVPFKDGSVLDSADESVRHFDPVPGSTDVCPALDLPGGRVLVSHEEDGVHRFSVYGTADFLAGRFDAAQVLKAGVQVKQEEWFQGCALYGDHVYVLTGGPYTGKNGDNPRKSGGNTYVSAIDVRTGKAQGRHHVTVAPDLVYREPEGIAISMAGGRPALCIGFSVKTQDRRELALYRFTA comes from the coding sequence ATGGCGGATGACACGAAACATTTCAGCCGCCGCAACCTGCTGTTCGCGGGCGGCGCGGTGGCCGCCGGCCTCACGGCGGGCGGTCTGTCCTGGGCACTGAGCACCGGGGCCGATGAGCAGGACGACGCGGGTCCGGTCGCCGCCGGCCCGATGGCCGGCGCGTTCGACATGCGCACCGGTGAGCAACTGCTCGCCCCGACCGCGCTGTTCAATACGACGGGCCCGCAGTCCTTCGCGTTCGACGATACGAACGGCCAGGTCTACGTACTGCAGACCGTCGAGGGCGGTATCCGGCTCGACGGCGAGGAGGATCCGCTCGACTCGGGCGAGCGGAAGACTTCCGGCGATATGTGCCTGACCCGGCTGAGCAGTTCGGGGAAAACGCTCGGGCATATGTATCTGCGCGGCTTCGGCCACGGAATTTCCTGCGGTGTCGAGCCGACGGGCCAGCGCACGTACATTTGGGTCGAGGGCCGCGCCGACGCCGAGAGCGGCTACGGCCGCACCGTGGTCCGGGTGCCGTTCAAGGACGGCTCGGTCCTCGACAGTGCGGACGAGTCCGTCCGCCATTTCGACCCGGTCCCCGGATCCACCGACGTCTGCCCCGCGCTCGACCTGCCCGGCGGGCGGGTGCTGGTGAGCCACGAGGAGGACGGCGTGCACCGGTTCTCGGTGTACGGGACGGCGGATTTCCTGGCCGGACGCTTCGACGCCGCACAGGTCCTCAAGGCCGGGGTGCAGGTCAAGCAGGAGGAGTGGTTCCAGGGCTGCGCGCTGTACGGGGACCACGTCTACGTGCTGACCGGCGGCCCGTACACCGGTAAGAACGGGGACAATCCGCGGAAGTCCGGCGGAAATACCTATGTCTCCGCAATTGACGTACGCACGGGGAAGGCGCAGGGGCGCCATCACGTGACCGTGGCCCCGGATCTGGTGTACAGGGAGCCCGAGGGAATCGCGATCTCCATGGCGGGCGGACGGCCGGCATTGTGCATCGGCTTTTCCGTGAAGACCCAGGACCGGCGCGAGCTGGCGTTGTATCGCTTCACGGCCTGA
- a CDS encoding bifunctional cytidylyltransferase/SDR family oxidoreductase → MSSRPVPHRTVAVVLAGGTGQRIGLEIPKQLLKIAGKPILEHTLHVFENAPDIDEVILLMTPAYVEDARRIVERAKLGKVTQVLAGGSTRSETTRIAIDAAAAGLGEGEDCNLLFHDAVRPLLSQRVVRECVESLERYQAVDVAIPSSDTVIVTRTHGNDGEFITEVPDRSRLRRGQTPQGFHLSTIRAAYERAAADPFFQATDDCSVVVKYLPHVPVHIVTGDDYNMKVTQPVDVFIADKLFQLASHAAPAQAGEAAYREQLAGKTMVVFGGSYGIGADISRIAEGFGARVFALGRSTTGTHVENLDHVEAALANAYAETGRIDYVVNTAGVLRVGRLDETDNETIREALDVNYLAPVNIARTSYKYLSETQGQLLLFTSSSYTRGRAEYSLYSSTKAAMVNLTQALADEWAEDGIRVNCVNPERTATPMRTRAFGQEPSASLLTSESVALTSLDVLVSEMTGHVIDVRKQDPTATPAQAAVESVPQQRSGFEAALASVLAQATEDREV, encoded by the coding sequence TTGTCCTCCAGACCTGTCCCCCACCGCACCGTCGCCGTCGTCCTCGCGGGTGGCACCGGCCAGCGCATCGGACTTGAAATACCGAAGCAGCTGCTCAAGATCGCCGGAAAGCCGATCCTGGAGCACACGCTCCACGTCTTCGAGAACGCGCCGGACATCGACGAGGTGATCCTCCTCATGACGCCCGCGTACGTGGAGGACGCCCGCCGCATCGTCGAGCGGGCCAAGCTGGGCAAGGTCACCCAGGTCCTCGCGGGCGGCTCGACCCGCAGCGAGACCACCCGGATCGCCATCGACGCCGCGGCCGCCGGCCTCGGCGAGGGCGAGGACTGCAACCTCCTGTTCCACGACGCGGTCCGCCCGCTGCTCTCGCAGCGCGTGGTGCGCGAATGCGTCGAGTCCCTGGAGCGCTACCAGGCCGTCGACGTGGCCATCCCGTCCTCCGACACCGTCATCGTGACCCGTACCCACGGCAACGACGGCGAGTTCATCACCGAGGTCCCCGACCGCTCCCGGCTGCGCCGCGGCCAGACCCCGCAGGGCTTCCACCTCTCCACGATCCGCGCCGCGTACGAGCGGGCGGCCGCGGACCCCTTCTTCCAGGCCACCGACGACTGCTCCGTCGTCGTCAAGTACCTGCCGCACGTCCCGGTCCACATCGTCACCGGCGACGACTACAACATGAAGGTCACCCAGCCCGTCGACGTGTTCATCGCCGACAAGCTGTTCCAGCTCGCCTCCCACGCCGCGCCCGCCCAGGCCGGCGAGGCCGCCTACCGCGAGCAGCTGGCCGGCAAGACGATGGTGGTCTTCGGCGGCTCGTACGGCATCGGCGCCGACATCTCCCGCATCGCCGAGGGCTTCGGCGCCCGCGTCTTCGCGCTGGGCCGCTCCACCACCGGCACGCACGTGGAGAACCTCGACCACGTCGAGGCCGCCCTGGCGAACGCCTACGCCGAGACCGGCCGCATCGACTACGTCGTCAACACCGCGGGCGTGCTGCGCGTAGGCCGCCTCGACGAGACCGACAACGAGACGATCCGCGAGGCGCTCGACGTCAACTACCTCGCCCCGGTCAACATCGCCCGGACCTCGTACAAGTACCTCAGCGAGACCCAGGGCCAGCTGCTGCTCTTCACCTCCAGCAGCTACACCCGCGGCCGCGCCGAGTACAGCCTGTACTCCTCCACCAAGGCCGCCATGGTCAACCTGACCCAGGCGCTGGCCGACGAGTGGGCCGAGGACGGCATCCGCGTCAACTGCGTGAACCCGGAGCGCACGGCCACCCCGATGCGCACCAGGGCCTTCGGCCAGGAGCCCTCGGCCTCGCTGCTCACGTCCGAGTCGGTCGCCCTGACCTCCCTGGACGTCCTGGTCTCCGAGATGACCGGCCACGTCATCGACGTACGCAAGCAGGACCCGACCGCGACGCCGGCGCAGGCGGCAGTGGAGTCCGTACCGCAGCAGCGCTCCGGTTTCGAGGCGGCGCTGGCGTCCGTACTGGCGCAGGCCACGGAGGACCGGGAGGTCTAG
- a CDS encoding rhamnogalacturonan acetylesterase, translating to MTNRIFVAGDSAAVTRPQGQLPMAGWAQALALFLTDAVEVVDCARARASSKSFREEGRLQWVLDQLEPGDHLLVTFGHEDGKADPGLHTEPFSTYQEHMAAYVHGARERQAHPVIVLPYERRRMDVHGNAARTLGDYPVAARQLADDEHVPVVDLYGQSVQWWGELGPEASKGAFAHRRQGEPLLEKVQDGDNVHLRAEGAIECARFVARSLAEQGVIPFPWVRDLDRRRFSYEEMGWPDEETFSHRTHSRVSEPAPRKESSA from the coding sequence GTGACGAACAGGATCTTCGTCGCCGGCGACTCGGCGGCGGTCACCCGACCCCAGGGCCAGCTGCCGATGGCGGGCTGGGCCCAGGCGCTCGCGCTCTTCCTCACCGACGCGGTCGAGGTGGTGGACTGTGCCCGCGCCCGCGCGAGCTCGAAGAGCTTCCGTGAGGAAGGGCGGCTCCAATGGGTCCTGGACCAGCTGGAGCCGGGTGACCACCTGCTCGTCACGTTCGGCCACGAAGACGGGAAGGCGGACCCGGGGCTTCACACCGAGCCGTTCTCCACCTATCAGGAGCACATGGCCGCGTACGTGCACGGTGCACGAGAGCGGCAGGCCCATCCCGTGATCGTGCTGCCGTACGAGCGGCGCCGCATGGACGTGCACGGCAATGCGGCCCGGACACTGGGCGACTACCCGGTCGCTGCACGGCAATTGGCCGACGACGAGCACGTGCCCGTCGTCGACCTGTACGGCCAGAGCGTGCAGTGGTGGGGAGAGCTCGGACCGGAGGCGTCCAAGGGCGCCTTCGCCCACCGGCGTCAGGGTGAGCCACTGCTGGAGAAGGTCCAGGACGGGGACAATGTGCACCTGCGCGCGGAAGGCGCGATCGAGTGCGCCCGGTTCGTCGCCCGCAGCCTGGCCGAGCAGGGCGTCATCCCCTTCCCGTGGGTCCGCGATCTCGACCGCCGCCGGTTCTCGTACGAGGAGATGGGCTGGCCGGACGAGGAGACGTTCTCGCACCGTACGCATTCCCGGGTGTCCGAGCCCGCGCCACGCAAGGAGTCCAGCGCGTGA
- a CDS encoding Ig-like domain-containing protein produces MNLLLRAQAVGDAPSLGTVYAALYTSADPRRGAVPGETVQFGLSVAPDGGASRGCAYLPEEPLAAVGEIVGVQGLEYFPRQRWFRARADAAEQTTGVLHLRVAESATARSIRARLIVGIPDASGRKLVRTGKLAAEPLPLRPATPRGLRLVTEPGRPGTVNVLSAAAAASTGVSVTQPRGGRAELSPDGWVTYTPSPGFTGYDRFDYTVASAAAGQMTSHVNVFVGSLEHVPGAFPQHPADSAPRAWQWPELTGEMPWPRPFAPQN; encoded by the coding sequence GTGAACCTCCTCCTTCGCGCACAGGCCGTCGGCGACGCCCCGTCGCTGGGCACCGTGTACGCGGCCTTGTACACGTCGGCCGACCCGCGGCGGGGCGCGGTCCCGGGTGAGACCGTCCAGTTCGGCCTGTCCGTGGCACCCGACGGCGGGGCTTCGCGCGGCTGCGCGTACCTGCCGGAGGAACCGCTGGCCGCCGTCGGCGAGATCGTCGGCGTACAGGGGCTGGAGTACTTCCCCCGCCAGCGCTGGTTCCGGGCCCGCGCGGACGCCGCGGAGCAGACGACGGGGGTGCTGCACCTGCGCGTCGCCGAGTCGGCCACGGCACGCAGCATCCGGGCCCGGCTGATCGTGGGCATCCCGGACGCCTCGGGCCGCAAGCTCGTCCGTACGGGAAAACTCGCCGCCGAGCCCCTGCCGCTGCGCCCGGCCACCCCTCGTGGCCTGCGGCTCGTGACCGAACCGGGCCGGCCGGGCACGGTCAACGTGCTCTCCGCGGCCGCGGCCGCCAGCACGGGCGTCTCCGTGACGCAGCCGCGGGGAGGCAGGGCGGAGCTGTCACCGGACGGCTGGGTCACCTACACGCCCTCCCCCGGTTTCACGGGCTACGACCGGTTCGACTACACGGTCGCCTCCGCCGCGGCCGGGCAGATGACCTCGCACGTGAACGTGTTCGTGGGCTCCCTGGAGCACGTTCCGGGTGCTTTCCCGCAGCATCCGGCGGACAGTGCCCCACGGGCTTGGCAATGGCCCGAACTCACCGGGGAGATGCCGTGGCCCCGTCCCTTCGCTCCGCAGAACTGA
- a CDS encoding glycosyltransferase family 2 protein — protein MYTDVKDVTVAVRVSNQASALDACLASVVVQSIGTDRLEVIGVDDGSTDESGSVLARAAHQYSAFMRAGQVSPGLSPAGARNWSLSQVRGRYVIFLEATDRLAPDALERMVAAADAYEADVVLGKLESSGRHAVETAMFRKNQAYTDLYASRVYWSLTPDKLFRTSLLQRRGLAFPTDMPIGDDQAFTAGAFIGADNVAVVGDATCVVKGPPVAPRVTLSDRVALASRMLALVAAQLPEGPRRDKLQSRHLEVELGRATAAALLSATDAAERDQALWASAEVLRAQASPGALALLPRMVAVRFALLAQGRFAEAQRMAAFEADKDRPVVRKTVENGRVFTTLPFFRDPQVPLPDELFDITDDMTVSHQLQKARWEGPMLTLDGFAFYEQLSTKDRTTRVVLRERTSGAQESYAVTARRDDTLTNAKGKPRAMGRFSARVNLAQTSSGWPLEPGTWDLYLAVGFEGVTQEVRLGPKRAADLDTTARMPVPIGAAPDARGMELAATPYYTESGGLSIEVSRRTPLPRRA, from the coding sequence ATGTACACCGACGTCAAGGACGTGACGGTCGCCGTCCGGGTCTCCAACCAGGCCTCCGCCCTCGACGCCTGCCTGGCCTCCGTCGTCGTCCAGTCCATCGGCACGGACCGGCTGGAGGTCATCGGGGTCGACGACGGGTCGACCGACGAGAGCGGGTCCGTCCTGGCCCGTGCGGCCCACCAGTACTCCGCGTTCATGCGCGCGGGGCAGGTCTCGCCGGGTCTGAGCCCGGCCGGGGCCCGCAACTGGTCGCTGAGCCAGGTGCGCGGACGGTACGTCATCTTCCTGGAGGCCACCGACCGGCTGGCGCCCGACGCGCTGGAGCGGATGGTCGCGGCGGCCGACGCGTACGAGGCCGATGTCGTCCTGGGCAAGCTGGAGAGCTCGGGCCGCCACGCGGTCGAGACCGCGATGTTCCGCAAGAACCAGGCCTACACCGACCTGTACGCCTCGCGCGTGTACTGGTCGCTGACCCCGGACAAGCTCTTCCGCACCAGCCTGCTGCAGCGCCGTGGTCTGGCCTTCCCCACCGACATGCCGATCGGCGACGACCAGGCGTTCACGGCCGGCGCGTTCATCGGGGCGGACAACGTCGCGGTGGTCGGGGACGCGACCTGTGTGGTCAAGGGCCCCCCGGTGGCCCCGCGGGTGACGCTGTCGGACCGGGTCGCCCTGGCTTCGCGGATGCTGGCGCTGGTCGCCGCGCAGCTGCCCGAGGGGCCCCGCCGGGACAAGCTCCAGTCGCGCCACCTGGAGGTGGAGCTCGGCAGGGCGACCGCGGCCGCGCTGCTCTCCGCCACCGACGCGGCGGAGCGGGACCAGGCCCTGTGGGCGTCGGCCGAGGTGCTGCGCGCCCAGGCCTCCCCGGGCGCGCTGGCGCTGCTGCCGCGCATGGTCGCCGTACGGTTCGCCCTGCTGGCGCAGGGCCGCTTCGCCGAGGCGCAGCGGATGGCCGCCTTCGAGGCGGACAAGGACCGGCCGGTGGTGCGCAAGACGGTGGAGAACGGGCGGGTGTTCACGACGCTGCCGTTCTTCCGCGACCCCCAGGTCCCCCTGCCGGACGAACTGTTCGACATCACGGACGACATGACGGTCAGCCACCAGCTGCAGAAGGCCCGCTGGGAGGGGCCGATGCTGACGCTGGACGGCTTCGCGTTCTACGAGCAGCTGTCGACGAAGGACCGCACCACCCGGGTCGTCCTGCGGGAGCGGACGAGCGGAGCGCAGGAGAGCTACGCGGTGACGGCCCGCCGGGACGACACGCTGACCAACGCCAAGGGCAAGCCCCGGGCCATGGGCCGGTTCTCGGCCCGGGTCAACCTGGCGCAGACCTCCAGCGGCTGGCCGCTGGAGCCCGGCACCTGGGACCTGTACCTCGCGGTCGGGTTCGAGGGGGTGACCCAGGAGGTGCGGCTGGGGCCGAAGCGTGCCGCCGACCTGGACACCACCGCCCGGATGCCGGTGCCGATCGGGGCGGCGCCCGATGCCCGGGGCATGGAGCTGGCGGCCACCCCGTACTACACGGAGTCCGGCGGTCTCAGCATCGAGGTGTCCCGGCGGACGCCGCTGCCCCGGCGGGCCTGA
- a CDS encoding LCP family protein, with protein sequence MTDLPSATPPSSRRRGRRRGGRRALRIVLLTVALLVLAAGGAGWWAYSHLNGNIDSVDLDQALGDNRPKKVVAGAQNVLVLGSDSRAGANGDLDHGDVSGARSDTAMLVHIPEGRSKATAVSIPRDTLISRPECKDADGKTVKPANRVMFNSVYSLAGPACVVKTVEEMSGIRVDHFVEVDFAGFKGLVDALGGVTVTLDKPMSGAKGGLKLDAGTHRLNGTDSLKFVRTRYGYGDGSDLGRIGLQQQFMMAMLSEIKKQDALGNPARLYKLADAGTKSLTTDSDLASLTSLADFAQSMKGVDPDTMETIMLPVAYDKVDPNRVIVAEPQAGKLWEALRTDQKIPAEAKNSPAKG encoded by the coding sequence ATGACCGACCTGCCCTCTGCCACCCCTCCTTCCTCCCGGCGGCGCGGGCGGCGGCGCGGCGGCAGGCGCGCCCTGCGGATCGTGCTGCTGACGGTGGCCCTGCTCGTCCTCGCCGCCGGGGGCGCGGGCTGGTGGGCGTACAGCCACCTCAACGGCAACATCGACAGCGTCGACCTCGACCAGGCCCTCGGCGACAACCGCCCGAAGAAGGTCGTCGCGGGCGCGCAGAACGTCCTCGTACTCGGCTCCGACTCGCGCGCGGGCGCCAACGGGGACCTCGACCACGGCGACGTGAGCGGCGCCCGCTCGGACACCGCCATGCTGGTGCACATACCCGAGGGCCGGTCCAAGGCCACCGCGGTGAGCATCCCGCGCGACACCCTGATCAGCCGGCCCGAATGCAAGGACGCGGACGGCAAGACGGTCAAGCCGGCGAACCGGGTCATGTTCAACTCCGTCTACTCGCTGGCCGGTCCGGCCTGCGTGGTCAAGACCGTGGAGGAGATGTCCGGGATCCGTGTGGACCACTTCGTCGAGGTGGACTTCGCCGGGTTCAAGGGCCTGGTGGACGCCCTCGGCGGGGTCACCGTCACCCTGGACAAGCCCATGAGCGGGGCGAAGGGCGGGCTCAAGCTGGACGCCGGCACGCACCGGCTGAACGGCACCGATTCGCTCAAGTTCGTCCGTACCCGCTACGGCTACGGGGACGGCAGCGACCTCGGGCGCATAGGCCTCCAGCAGCAGTTCATGATGGCCATGCTCTCGGAGATCAAGAAGCAGGACGCCCTCGGCAACCCGGCCCGGCTCTACAAGCTGGCCGACGCCGGCACCAAGTCCCTGACGACCGACTCCGACCTGGCCTCCCTCACCTCTCTGGCCGACTTCGCCCAGAGCATGAAGGGCGTGGACCCGGACACCATGGAGACGATCATGCTCCCGGTCGCCTACGACAAGGTGGACCCGAACCGCGTGATCGTCGCCGAACCGCAGGCGGGCAAGCTCTGGGAAGCCCTGCGCACCGACCAGAAGATCCCGGCGGAGGCCAAGAACTCCCCCGCCAAGGGCTGA
- a CDS encoding amino acid permease: protein MSKDLNSVFRTKTVEQSIRDTEEPEHALRKSLSAWDLTVFGVGVIIGTGIFVLTGIAARNNAGPATALAFVAAGIVCALAALCYAEFASTVPVAGSAYTFSYASIGELPAWIIGWDLVLEFALGTAVVAVGWSGYVRHLMHTNLGWDLPKALEGPDAGGSFDLLAFLLILVLTVILVVGTKLSARITAIVVAIKVFVVLLVIVAGLFFIKADNYSPFIPPAQPQEAGNGLHAPLVQLLFGYAPTNFGVMGIFTAASLIFFAFIGFDVVATAAEETRNPQRDMPRGILGSLLICTFLYVAVTLVVTGMQKYSQMSPTAPLAEAFKSVNQPFFSGAISLGAAVGLITVSMILLLGQTRVFFAMSRDGLLPRVFSVTHPKYRTPYRATILLGGIIAVVAGFTSLEKLAELVNIGTLFAFVLVALGVIILRKTRPDLHRAFRTPWVPLIPILSIAASFWLMLNLPAETWIRFGVWMVIGIVVYFAYGRSHSRLGRSGQEAEY, encoded by the coding sequence GTGAGCAAGGACCTGAACAGCGTCTTCCGCACCAAGACGGTGGAGCAGTCCATCCGCGACACGGAGGAGCCGGAACACGCGCTCCGTAAGTCGCTCTCCGCCTGGGACCTGACGGTCTTCGGTGTGGGCGTCATCATCGGCACCGGCATCTTCGTGCTCACGGGCATCGCAGCCCGGAACAACGCCGGACCCGCCACCGCCCTGGCCTTCGTCGCGGCGGGCATCGTCTGCGCCCTCGCGGCGCTCTGCTACGCGGAGTTCGCGTCCACCGTGCCGGTGGCCGGATCGGCGTACACGTTCTCGTACGCCTCGATCGGCGAGCTGCCCGCCTGGATCATCGGCTGGGACCTGGTGCTCGAATTCGCGCTCGGCACCGCGGTCGTGGCCGTCGGCTGGTCCGGTTACGTGCGCCACCTCATGCACACCAACCTCGGCTGGGACCTGCCCAAGGCGCTGGAGGGACCGGACGCGGGAGGCAGCTTCGACCTGCTGGCCTTCCTGCTGATCCTGGTCCTGACCGTGATCCTGGTCGTCGGGACGAAGCTGTCGGCGCGGATCACGGCGATCGTGGTCGCGATCAAGGTGTTCGTGGTCCTGCTGGTCATCGTCGCGGGCCTGTTCTTCATCAAGGCCGACAACTACTCGCCGTTCATCCCGCCGGCCCAGCCACAGGAGGCGGGCAACGGCCTCCACGCGCCACTGGTCCAGCTCCTCTTCGGCTACGCGCCCACCAACTTCGGCGTCATGGGCATCTTCACGGCGGCCTCCCTCATCTTCTTCGCCTTCATCGGCTTCGACGTCGTGGCCACGGCGGCCGAGGAGACCAGGAACCCGCAGCGGGACATGCCCCGCGGCATCCTCGGCTCGCTGCTGATCTGCACCTTCCTGTACGTCGCCGTGACGCTGGTGGTCACCGGCATGCAGAAGTACTCGCAGATGTCGCCGACCGCGCCCCTGGCCGAGGCCTTCAAGTCGGTGAACCAGCCCTTCTTCTCCGGTGCCATCAGTCTCGGGGCGGCCGTCGGTCTGATCACCGTGAGCATGATCCTGCTGCTCGGCCAGACCCGCGTGTTCTTCGCGATGAGCCGTGACGGACTGCTGCCGCGCGTCTTCTCCGTCACCCACCCCAAGTACCGCACGCCGTACCGCGCGACCATCCTGCTCGGCGGGATCATCGCCGTCGTCGCGGGCTTCACCAGCCTGGAGAAGCTGGCGGAACTCGTGAACATCGGCACGCTGTTCGCCTTCGTGCTCGTCGCCCTCGGCGTGATCATCCTGCGCAAGACCCGCCCCGACCTGCACCGGGCGTTCCGCACCCCGTGGGTGCCGCTGATCCCGATCCTGTCCATCGCGGCCTCGTTCTGGCTGATGCTCAACCTGCCGGCCGAGACGTGGATCCGGTTCGGCGTCTGGATGGTGATCGGCATCGTCGTCTACTTCGCCTACGGACGCTCGCACAGCCGCCTCGGCAGGTCCGGCCAGGAAGCGGAGTACTGA